In a single window of the Mesoplodon densirostris isolate mMesDen1 chromosome 16, mMesDen1 primary haplotype, whole genome shotgun sequence genome:
- the MICALL2 gene encoding MICAL-like protein 2 isoform X1, with product MAAITALQQWCRQQCEGYRDVSITNMTTSFRDGLAFCAILHRHRPDLINFDALRKENIYENNKLAFRVAEEQLGIPALLDAEDMVALKVPDRLSILTYVSQYYNYFHGRSPIGGMAGVKRPLSDASEEPSGKKAPSQPARPSPTPARGQPLSPVSTNPTIQQKAGQAAVGSVSSTCGVCGQHVHLVQRHLADGKLYHRSCFRCKQCSNTLHSGAYKATAEPGVFICSGHHPGTASAGPMLPGLTPRRPGALSMDSKTPGSPKKAQEASGQRDAGPKARLPPWEPVVGSPTAKGSRPAAGDPPATACSHVHAGSPAGARLSVGPVGGKASTHVTNSSPTGWSSPAGSPRSAVTPSARDSRPATPQGRVTPGGAAPQTKLSSGPASPIPVSTPAWTPSSSRTQQARERFFQTPGAAPRAGPAGGAPAAADAPSRDGSREQALSVLRKALHELGAAGAQAPGRPSLATGPAPGSHPRSEAPGASPAAKRSQSASLQALSPAARTVPPAPPSVGSTSRLSAPPQAGRRGSAAPSGAVGAGAGSRLKPEAPRAQGPSASPQEGQEDGPAGWRARLKPVEKKSPAERALELKEPQVLGEPRAGDAPQKVSGRSEGGVRITLTPVRADGTPGSVGANLLAASPSPFQSPSRHRKLVVPASLDVSGNWLQPEPSGKETPAWSRRKEEKAPPQGERGRPSGPAGIPVPPGESVPSPVRLHRDYVPQEEIQRQVQDIERQLDALELRGVELEKRLRAAEEDASEDALMVDWFRLIHEKQLLLRLESELMYKARDQRLEEQQLDLEGELRRLMAKPEALKSPQDRQREQDLLKQYVNTVNDRSDIIDFLDEDRLREQQEDEMLQDMIRKLDLQRSGGDQKKKPRFRLSNFWSPKSRSRTPE from the exons ATGGCGGCCATCACAGCGCTGCAGCAGTGGTGCCGGCAGCAGTGCGAGGGCTATCGGGACGTGAGCATCACCAACATGACCACGTCGTTCCGCGACGGCCTGGCCTTCTGCGCCATCCTGCACCGCCACCGGCCCGACCTCAT AAACTTCGATGCCCTCAGGAAGGAAAACATTTACGAGAACAACAAACTG GCCTTCCGTGTGGCTGAGGAGCAGCTGGGCATCCCGGCCTTGCTGGACGCCGAGGACATGGTGGCCCTGAAGGTGCCCGACCGGCTGAGCATCCTGACCTACGTGTCCCAGTACTACAACTACTTCCACGGGCGCTCCCCCA TTGGGGGCATGGCCGGCGTGAAGAGGCCCCTGTCGGACGCCAGTGAGGAACCGTCTGGAAAGAAGGCCCCGTCCCAACCTGCCAGGCCGTCGCCCACCCCAGCCCGGGGGCAGCCGCTATCTCCGGTCAGCACAAACCCCACCATCCAGCAGAAGGCT GGCCAGGCTGCGGTTGGTTCTGTCAGCAGCACCTGTGGCGTCTGTGGGCAGCACGTGCACCTTGTGCAGCGGCACTTGGCAGATGGGAAGCTGTACCACCGGAGCTGCTTCAG GTGTAAGCAATGCTCCAACACGCTGCACTCGGGGGCCTACAAGGCCACAGCAGAGCCCGGCGTCTTCATCTGCTCCGGCCACCACCCTGGAACCGCCTCTGCTGGCCCCATGTTGCCGGGCTTGACCCCCAGGCGGCCTGGAGCCCTGTCCATGGACTCCAAGACCCCTGGATCCCCGAAGAAGGCCCAGGAGGCGAGCGGGCAGAGAGACGCAGGGCCAAAGGCCAGGCTGCCCCCGTGGGAGCCTGTGGTGGGCAGCCCGACTGCCAAAGGTTCCCGTCCGGCTGCAGGTGACCCTCCGGCCACCGCCTGCTCCCACGTCCACGCGGGGAGCCCAGCCGGGGCCAGGCTCTCGGTGGGCCCCGTGGGTGGCAAGGCCAGCACTCACGTGACCAACAGCTCTCCGACGGGGTGGTCGTCGCCGGCAGGCAGCCCTCGTTCCGCCGTGACCCCGAGTGCCCGGGACTCTCGCCCGGCCACACCACAAGGCCGGGTAACCCCTGGAGGGGCAGCCCCTCAGACCAAGCTCAGCTCAGGGCCAGCGTCTCCGATCCCAGTGAGCACCCCGGCCTGGACCCCATCGTCCTCCAGGACGCAGCAGGCCCGGGAGAGGTTCTTCCAGACGCCTGGAGCCGCTCCCCGCGCTGGCCCGGCTGGCGGGGCCCCAGCTGCAGCGGACGCTCCTTCCAGGGATGGCAGCAGGGAACAGGCGCTGAGCGTCCTCCGCAAGGCCCTCCACGAGCTGGGGGCGGCTGGCGCTCAGGCGCCCGGCAG GCCCTCGCTCGCCACCGGCCCTGCTCCCGGTTCCCATCCCAGATCCGAAGCACCAGGCGCAAGTCCAGCAGCCAAGCGGTCACAGTCGGCGTCTCTGCAGGCCCTTAGCCCCGCTGCGAGGACCGTGCCGCCGGCCCCGCCGAGTGTGGGCAGCACCTCGCGGTTGTCCGCGCCGCCCCAGGCGGGCAGGAGAGGCTCGGCTGCACCCTCAGGGGCCGTTGGGGCGGGTGCTGGCTCCAGGCTGAAGCCGGAGGCCCCGCGGGCCCAGG gcccAAGTGCCAGCCCCCAGGAGGGCCAGGAGGACGGGCCGGCAGGATGGAGGGCCCGCCTGAAGCCCGTGGAGAAGAAAAGCCCCGCTGAGAG GGCTCTGGAGCTGAAGGAGCCTCAGGTCCTGGGAGAGCCGAGGGCAGGTGATGCACCCCAGAAGGTCTCTGGGAGATCCGAGGGGGGTGTCCGCATCACCCTGACCCCTGTGCGAGCGGACGGGACACCAGGCTCGGTCGGGGCCAACCTCCTAG CTGCATCCCCCTCCCCGTTCCAGTCCCCATCCCGCCACAGGAAGCTGGTGGTCCCTGCCAGCTTGGACGTTTCTGGCAACTGGCTTCAGCCGGAGCCCTCGGGGAAGGAAACCCCTGCCTGGAGccggaggaaggaggagaaagcccCTCCCCAGGGTGAACGAG ggAGGCCCTCGGGCCCGGCCGGCATCCCTGTTCCGCCTGGCGAGTCAGTGCCCTCCCCGGTCAGG CTGCACCGTGACTACGTGCCCCAGGAGGAGATCCAGCGGCAGGTGCAGGACATCGAGAGGCAGCTGGATGCCCTGGAGCTCCGGGGTGTGGAGCTGGAGAAGCGCCTGCGTGCGGCCGAGGAGG ACGCCTCGGAGGACGCCCTCATGGTGGACTGGTTCCGGCTCATCCACGAGAAGCAGCTGCTGCTGAGGCTGGAGTCCGAGCTGATGTACAA GGCCAGGGATCAGCGCCTGGAGGAGCAGCAGCTAGACCTCGAGGGGGAGCTGCGCCGGCTGATGGCCAAGCCGG AGGCTCTGAAGTCCCCCCAGGACCGGCAGCGGGAACAGGACCTGCTGAAGCAGTATGTGAACACTGTCAATGACCGCAGTGACATCATCGACTTCCTGGATGAGGACCGGCTCAG GGAGCAGCAGGAGGACGAGATGCTGCAGGACATGATCCGGAAGCTGG
- the MICALL2 gene encoding MICAL-like protein 2 isoform X2, whose product MAAITALQQWCRQQCEGYRDVSITNMTTSFRDGLAFCAILHRHRPDLINFDALRKENIYENNKLAFRVAEEQLGIPALLDAEDMVALKVPDRLSILTYVSQYYNYFHGRSPIGGMAGVKRPLSDASEEPSGKKAPSQPARPSPTPARGQPLSPVSTNPTIQQKAGQAAVGSVSSTCGVCGQHVHLVQRHLADGKLYHRSCFRCKQCSNTLHSGAYKATAEPGVFICSGHHPGTASAGPMLPGLTPRRPGALSMDSKTPGSPKKAQEASGQRDAGPKARLPPWEPVVGSPTAKGSRPAAGDPPATACSHVHAGSPAGARLSVGPVGGKASTHVTNSSPTGWSSPAGSPRSAVTPSARDSRPATPQGRVTPGGAAPQTKLSSGPASPIPVSTPAWTPSSSRTQQARERFFQTPGAAPRAGPAGGAPAAADAPSRDGSREQALSVLRKALHELGAAGAQAPGRPSLATGPAPGSHPRSEAPGASPAAKRSQSASLQALSPAARTVPPAPPSVGSTSRLSAPPQAGRRGSAAPSGAVGAGAGSRLKPEAPRAQGPSASPQEGQEDGPAGWRARLKPVEKKSPAERALELKEPQVLGEPRAGDAPQKVSGRSEGGVRITLTPVRADGTPGSVGANLLAASPSPFQSPSRHRKLVVPASLDVSGNWLQPEPSGKETPAWSRRKEEKAPPQGERGRPSGPAGIPVPPGESVPSPVRLHRDYVPQEEIQRQVQDIERQLDALELRGVELEKRLRAAEEDASEDALMVDWFRLIHEKQLLLRLESELMYKGSEVPPGPAAGTGPAEAVCEHCQ is encoded by the exons ATGGCGGCCATCACAGCGCTGCAGCAGTGGTGCCGGCAGCAGTGCGAGGGCTATCGGGACGTGAGCATCACCAACATGACCACGTCGTTCCGCGACGGCCTGGCCTTCTGCGCCATCCTGCACCGCCACCGGCCCGACCTCAT AAACTTCGATGCCCTCAGGAAGGAAAACATTTACGAGAACAACAAACTG GCCTTCCGTGTGGCTGAGGAGCAGCTGGGCATCCCGGCCTTGCTGGACGCCGAGGACATGGTGGCCCTGAAGGTGCCCGACCGGCTGAGCATCCTGACCTACGTGTCCCAGTACTACAACTACTTCCACGGGCGCTCCCCCA TTGGGGGCATGGCCGGCGTGAAGAGGCCCCTGTCGGACGCCAGTGAGGAACCGTCTGGAAAGAAGGCCCCGTCCCAACCTGCCAGGCCGTCGCCCACCCCAGCCCGGGGGCAGCCGCTATCTCCGGTCAGCACAAACCCCACCATCCAGCAGAAGGCT GGCCAGGCTGCGGTTGGTTCTGTCAGCAGCACCTGTGGCGTCTGTGGGCAGCACGTGCACCTTGTGCAGCGGCACTTGGCAGATGGGAAGCTGTACCACCGGAGCTGCTTCAG GTGTAAGCAATGCTCCAACACGCTGCACTCGGGGGCCTACAAGGCCACAGCAGAGCCCGGCGTCTTCATCTGCTCCGGCCACCACCCTGGAACCGCCTCTGCTGGCCCCATGTTGCCGGGCTTGACCCCCAGGCGGCCTGGAGCCCTGTCCATGGACTCCAAGACCCCTGGATCCCCGAAGAAGGCCCAGGAGGCGAGCGGGCAGAGAGACGCAGGGCCAAAGGCCAGGCTGCCCCCGTGGGAGCCTGTGGTGGGCAGCCCGACTGCCAAAGGTTCCCGTCCGGCTGCAGGTGACCCTCCGGCCACCGCCTGCTCCCACGTCCACGCGGGGAGCCCAGCCGGGGCCAGGCTCTCGGTGGGCCCCGTGGGTGGCAAGGCCAGCACTCACGTGACCAACAGCTCTCCGACGGGGTGGTCGTCGCCGGCAGGCAGCCCTCGTTCCGCCGTGACCCCGAGTGCCCGGGACTCTCGCCCGGCCACACCACAAGGCCGGGTAACCCCTGGAGGGGCAGCCCCTCAGACCAAGCTCAGCTCAGGGCCAGCGTCTCCGATCCCAGTGAGCACCCCGGCCTGGACCCCATCGTCCTCCAGGACGCAGCAGGCCCGGGAGAGGTTCTTCCAGACGCCTGGAGCCGCTCCCCGCGCTGGCCCGGCTGGCGGGGCCCCAGCTGCAGCGGACGCTCCTTCCAGGGATGGCAGCAGGGAACAGGCGCTGAGCGTCCTCCGCAAGGCCCTCCACGAGCTGGGGGCGGCTGGCGCTCAGGCGCCCGGCAG GCCCTCGCTCGCCACCGGCCCTGCTCCCGGTTCCCATCCCAGATCCGAAGCACCAGGCGCAAGTCCAGCAGCCAAGCGGTCACAGTCGGCGTCTCTGCAGGCCCTTAGCCCCGCTGCGAGGACCGTGCCGCCGGCCCCGCCGAGTGTGGGCAGCACCTCGCGGTTGTCCGCGCCGCCCCAGGCGGGCAGGAGAGGCTCGGCTGCACCCTCAGGGGCCGTTGGGGCGGGTGCTGGCTCCAGGCTGAAGCCGGAGGCCCCGCGGGCCCAGG gcccAAGTGCCAGCCCCCAGGAGGGCCAGGAGGACGGGCCGGCAGGATGGAGGGCCCGCCTGAAGCCCGTGGAGAAGAAAAGCCCCGCTGAGAG GGCTCTGGAGCTGAAGGAGCCTCAGGTCCTGGGAGAGCCGAGGGCAGGTGATGCACCCCAGAAGGTCTCTGGGAGATCCGAGGGGGGTGTCCGCATCACCCTGACCCCTGTGCGAGCGGACGGGACACCAGGCTCGGTCGGGGCCAACCTCCTAG CTGCATCCCCCTCCCCGTTCCAGTCCCCATCCCGCCACAGGAAGCTGGTGGTCCCTGCCAGCTTGGACGTTTCTGGCAACTGGCTTCAGCCGGAGCCCTCGGGGAAGGAAACCCCTGCCTGGAGccggaggaaggaggagaaagcccCTCCCCAGGGTGAACGAG ggAGGCCCTCGGGCCCGGCCGGCATCCCTGTTCCGCCTGGCGAGTCAGTGCCCTCCCCGGTCAGG CTGCACCGTGACTACGTGCCCCAGGAGGAGATCCAGCGGCAGGTGCAGGACATCGAGAGGCAGCTGGATGCCCTGGAGCTCCGGGGTGTGGAGCTGGAGAAGCGCCTGCGTGCGGCCGAGGAGG ACGCCTCGGAGGACGCCCTCATGGTGGACTGGTTCCGGCTCATCCACGAGAAGCAGCTGCTGCTGAGGCTGGAGTCCGAGCTGATGTACAA AGGCTCTGAAGTCCCCCCAGGACCGGCAGCGGGAACAGGACCTGCTGAAGCAGTATGTGAACACTGTCAATGA